In Nycticebus coucang isolate mNycCou1 chromosome 24, mNycCou1.pri, whole genome shotgun sequence, a single window of DNA contains:
- the CLU gene encoding clusterin, whose translation MATLLLFVGLLLAWESGQVLGDQLISSNELQDMSTQGSSYINKEIQNALNGVKEIKNLIEKTNDERKLLLNTLEEAKKKKEDALNETRDSETKLKEFSGVCNETMLALWEDCKPCLKQTCMKFYARVCRSGSGLVGRQLEEFLNQSSPFYFWMNGDRIDSLLENDRQQSHMLDIMQDHFSQASSIMDELFRDSFFTHEPQDTYHYQPINLLHRRPHLLFPKSRFARTILPFAPFEPLNFQDVFQPFFDMIHQAQQAMDAPFQGSAFHQPQMEFIREGNGDNRSVCREIRHNSTGCLKMKDQCEKCKEILSVDCSANSPSQTQLRQELNDSLQIAEKLTKKYNELLQTYQWKMLNTSSLLEQLNEQFSWVSRLANLTQGQDQYYLRVTTVTSQAPNSDSPSGVTEVVVKLFDSNPITVTVPAEVTRNNPKFMDIVAEKALREYRKQNREE comes from the exons ATGGCAACACTCCTGCTCTTCGTGGGGCTCCTGCTGGCCTGGGAGAGTGGGCAGGTCCTGGGAGACCAGCTAATATCCAGCAACGAGCTGCAAG ACATGTCTACCCAGGGGAGTAGCTACATTAATAAGGAAATTCAGAATGCCCTCAACGGGGTAAAAGAGATAAAGAATCTAATAGAAAAAACCAATGACGAGCGCAAGTTGCTTCTTAACACCCTAGAGGAggccaagaagaagaaagag GATGCCCTAAACGAGACCAGGGATTCGGAAACAAAGCTGAAGGAGTTCTCAGGAGTGTGCAACGAGACCATGCTGGCCCTCTGGGAAGACTGTAAGCCCTGCCTAAAACAGACCTGCATGAAGTTCTACGCGCGTGTCTGCAGAAGCGGCTCGGGACTGGTCGGCCGCCAG CTCGAGGAGTTCCTGAACCAGAGCTCGCCCTTCTACTTCTGGATGAATGGGGACCGCATCGACTCCCTGCTGGAGAATGACCGGCAGCAGAGCCACATGCTGGATATCATGCAGGACCACTTCAGCCAGGCATCCAGCATCATGGACGAGCTCTTCCGGGACAGTTTCTTCACCCACGAGCCCCAGGACACTTATCACTACCAGCCCATCAACCTGCTGCACCGGCGGCCTCACCTCCTCTTCCCCAAGTCCCGCTTCGCCCGCACCATCCTTCCTTTTGCCCCGTTTGAGCCCCTGAACTTCCAGGACGTGTTCCAGCCCTTCTTTGACATGATTCACCAAGCCCAGCAGGCCATGGACGCCCCCTTCCAGGGCTCGGCCTTCCACCAGCCGCAGATGGAGTTCATAAGAG AAGGCAACGGGGACAACCGCTCAGTGTGCCGAGAAATCCGTCATAACTCCACGGGCTGCCTGAAGATGAAAGACCAGTGTGAAAAGTGCAAGGAAATCTTGTCTGTGG ACTGTTCAGCCAACAGCCCCTCTCAGactcagctgaggcaagagctgaACGATTCCCTCCAGATTGCAGAGAAGTTGACTAAGAAGTACAACGAGCTGCTTCAGACCTACCAGTGGAAGATGCTGAACACCTCCTCCCTGCTGGAGCAGCTGAACGAACAGTTCAGCTGGGTGTCCCGCCTGGCTAATCTCACCCAAGGCCAAGACCAGTACTATCTCCGGGTCACCACG GTGACTTCCCAAGCTCCTAATTCAGACTCTCCCTCTGGTGTCACTGAGGTGGTTGTGAAGCTCTTTGATTCCAACCCCATCACTGTGACGGTCCCAGCAGAAGTTACCAGGAACAACCCTAAGTTTATGGATATTGTGGCAGAGAAGGCCCTGCGGGAATACCGCAAACAGAACAG ggaGGAGTGA